A section of the Methanocaldococcus sp. FS406-22 genome encodes:
- a CDS encoding DUF5814 domain-containing protein translates to MLIVRKPKKKKDEIEIVKVDGKIEDGIEIKNNQKIFANYKKVGDKYKLYRCRVGDKLIQPSKVLELLKSDKIYILKENEGDIEEILKSYNLKFEYIELCPFCLLKNIYKRLTRNNRCKYGNLEICISCGVNEIKEEVKISEEFIEKFLRRFKDVDKVLSLLRIKNPLDKPELTRYDIITGSEEDKIENYKIDELDIPKELKEIIKSRGINELLPVQTLSVKAGLLKGEDLLIVSATSSGKTLIGELAGIKNLVETGKKFLFLVPLVALANQKYLEFKERYEKLGFKVSLRVGLGRIGKKVDVETSLDADIIVGTYEGIDYLIRTKRLKDIGTVVIDEIHSLNLEERGARLDGLIGRLRFLFKDTQKIYLSATIGNPKELAKQLGAKLVLYNGRPVPLERHIIFCKNDFAKLNIIKEIVKREWQNISKFGYRGQCLIFTYSRKRAEHLAKSLKAKGIKAEFYHGGMEYIRRRKVEDDFANQKIQCIVTTAALSAGVDFPASTVILESLAMGGDWLNPAEFQQMCGRAGRKGMHEIGKVYLLVEIGKKYHAKMENTEDEIAFKLLNAVPEDVRVEYSEDEEEEQILATISAGINKRQDIDRVPYIGRAFSLNKILGNLENYGMIKPQNEIKLTNYGSAVAISFLYPKIAEKIKEGIIENKELIKLITEIMPFENVYLSNNLKIKLSKILNINVPSRFFDALEVIKEGMEKIRDKKLKEDLTLIIMEFEGVEVEEKILEMIINLRISGKTPGQISKTLYEEFKIQTYSGDIYYYLEQLLNLLDAIERIARIFNKRYAEKVKELKEKIENPK, encoded by the coding sequence ATGCTTATAGTTAGGAAGCCAAAAAAGAAAAAGGATGAAATTGAAATTGTTAAAGTAGATGGAAAAATAGAGGATGGAATAGAGATTAAAAATAACCAAAAGATATTTGCAAATTACAAAAAAGTTGGAGATAAATACAAATTATATAGATGTAGAGTAGGGGATAAGTTAATTCAGCCCTCTAAGGTTTTGGAGTTGTTAAAATCTGACAAAATATATATATTAAAAGAAAATGAGGGAGATATAGAGGAGATTTTAAAATCATACAATTTAAAGTTTGAATACATAGAGCTTTGTCCCTTTTGCTTATTAAAAAACATTTACAAAAGATTAACAAGAAATAATAGATGTAAGTATGGAAATTTGGAAATCTGCATAAGTTGTGGAGTTAATGAAATTAAAGAGGAAGTAAAAATTAGTGAAGAATTTATAGAGAAATTTTTGAGAAGATTTAAAGATGTTGATAAAGTTCTCTCTTTATTAAGAATAAAAAATCCATTAGATAAACCGGAATTAACAAGATATGATATTATAACAGGTAGTGAAGAAGATAAGATTGAAAATTACAAAATAGATGAATTAGATATTCCAAAAGAACTTAAAGAGATAATAAAGAGTAGAGGCATTAATGAGCTTTTACCTGTTCAAACACTATCAGTTAAGGCAGGTTTGTTAAAAGGAGAGGATTTACTAATTGTTTCAGCAACCTCATCTGGAAAGACGTTAATTGGAGAGTTAGCAGGTATTAAAAATTTAGTTGAAACTGGGAAGAAGTTTCTATTTTTAGTTCCTTTAGTTGCTTTAGCAAATCAAAAATACTTAGAATTTAAAGAAAGATATGAAAAATTAGGTTTTAAAGTTAGTCTAAGAGTTGGATTAGGGAGGATTGGAAAAAAAGTTGATGTTGAAACATCATTAGACGCAGATATCATAGTTGGAACTTACGAGGGAATTGATTATTTAATTAGAACTAAAAGATTAAAGGATATTGGAACGGTAGTTATTGATGAAATCCACTCTTTAAATTTAGAGGAAAGAGGGGCAAGATTGGATGGTTTAATTGGTAGATTAAGATTTTTATTTAAAGATACTCAAAAAATATATTTATCAGCGACAATTGGAAATCCAAAGGAATTAGCTAAACAATTGGGAGCTAAATTAGTTTTATACAATGGAAGACCTGTCCCATTAGAAAGACATATAATTTTCTGCAAGAATGACTTTGCTAAATTAAATATCATTAAAGAAATTGTTAAAAGAGAATGGCAGAACATTTCAAAATTTGGATATAGAGGGCAGTGCTTAATCTTCACATATTCAAGAAAGAGAGCTGAGCATTTAGCTAAATCTTTGAAAGCAAAGGGAATTAAAGCAGAGTTTTACCATGGAGGAATGGAGTATATAAGAAGAAGGAAAGTTGAGGATGATTTTGCAAATCAAAAAATCCAATGTATTGTTACAACTGCCGCTTTATCTGCTGGTGTTGATTTTCCTGCTTCAACAGTTATCTTAGAGAGCTTAGCTATGGGCGGTGACTGGTTAAATCCAGCAGAATTCCAGCAGATGTGTGGAAGAGCTGGAAGAAAGGGAATGCATGAAATTGGGAAAGTTTATCTTTTAGTAGAGATTGGGAAAAAGTATCATGCAAAGATGGAAAATACCGAGGATGAGATTGCCTTTAAACTATTGAATGCAGTTCCTGAAGATGTTAGAGTTGAGTATAGTGAAGATGAGGAGGAGGAGCAGATATTAGCCACAATTTCAGCTGGAATAAATAAAAGGCAGGATATAGATAGAGTCCCATATATTGGAAGGGCTTTTTCTTTAAACAAAATTTTAGGTAATTTAGAGAATTATGGAATGATAAAACCCCAGAATGAAATAAAACTAACAAATTATGGAAGTGCAGTTGCTATCTCATTCTTATATCCAAAGATTGCCGAAAAAATTAAGGAGGGAATTATTGAGAACAAAGAACTCATTAAATTAATCACTGAAATTATGCCTTTTGAAAACGTCTATCTTTCAAACAATTTAAAAATAAAGCTTTCAAAAATTTTGAATATAAATGTTCCTTCAAGGTTCTTTGATGCTTTAGAGGTTATTAAGGAGGGAATGGAAAAAATTAGAGACAAAAAATTAAAAGAGGATTTGACTTTAATTATTATGGAATTTGAGGGGGTTGAAGTTGAGGAGAAAATTTTAGAGATGATTATTAATCTAAGAATTTCAGGAAAAACTCCTGGACAGATATCAAAGACTTTATATGAGGAGTTTAAGATACAAACATACTCTGGGGATATTTACTACTACTTAGAACAGTTATTGAATCTCTTAGACGCTATAGAGAGGATAGCAAGGATATTTAATAAGAGGTATGCTGAAAAAGTTAAAGAATTAAAAGAAAAAATAGAAAATCCTAAATAG
- a CDS encoding class III signal peptide-containing protein, whose protein sequence is MISIKSNKGQISLEFSLLVMVVVLSAIIVSYYLIKTAIETRDANMEVINESYTTAKNALSNVT, encoded by the coding sequence ATGATATCTATAAAATCCAATAAAGGGCAGATATCTCTTGAGTTTTCTTTATTGGTCATGGTTGTTGTCTTATCAGCCATAATTGTTTCTTATTACTTAATAAAAACAGCTATCGAAACCAGAGATGCAAATATGGAAGTTATAAATGAAAGTTATACTACCGCTAAAAACGCTCTAAGTAATGTAACATAA
- a CDS encoding AAA family ATPase, with protein MLLIGITGMPGAGKSSIYEVAKKYNLPVVSMGDVVRYETKKRGFELTPENVGNTAIKLREEFGNEAIAVACLKYIEENLKDKEIVIVEGIRSLYEVNYFRKHKPLVLIAIHSSPLTRFERLKKRGREDDSASWEIFVERDLRELGFSIGHAIALADFVVVNEKSFEDCLNQLDNILKEILSNLEKYKKYNFIYETLR; from the coding sequence ATGTTGCTGATAGGGATTACAGGAATGCCGGGGGCTGGAAAAAGTTCTATTTATGAGGTTGCTAAAAAATACAATCTGCCAGTAGTTTCCATGGGAGATGTTGTTAGATATGAAACAAAAAAAAGAGGTTTTGAATTAACTCCTGAAAATGTTGGAAATACTGCTATAAAGCTGAGGGAGGAATTTGGAAATGAGGCAATTGCAGTTGCATGTCTAAAATATATTGAGGAAAATTTAAAAGATAAAGAAATAGTCATTGTTGAGGGCATAAGGAGCTTATATGAAGTCAACTATTTTAGAAAACACAAACCATTGGTTTTAATAGCCATCCATTCCTCTCCATTAACAAGATTTGAGAGATTGAAAAAAAGAGGAAGAGAGGATGATTCAGCAAGCTGGGAAATATTTGTGGAAAGGGATTTGAGAGAGTTAGGATTTAGTATTGGACATGCTATTGCATTAGCTGATTTTGTAGTGGTTAATGAAAAAAGCTTTGAAGATTGTTTAAATCAGTTAGATAATATTTTGAAGGAAATTTTAAGTAATTTGGAAAAATATAAAAAGTATAATTTTATTTATGAAACTTTAAGATAG
- a CDS encoding winged helix-turn-helix transcriptional regulator has translation MKKATLLLITLILFYFVHVYGINVSLENISQYLYTDTVYLSYENGIPCFYVGEKKEFVIIPPYIKVDNDIAPLIKKLGFKIDNETYNLIITKKDVNTDKMAIIFAPINGSKRIYGNETVIWTNDPLKLKQSEVEALYTLPEKGKVIARYKNGKPAAIKINNKIYVGFKPNEEVLANLIYVHIVKRTSNPLPYILFTVILTLVSLMLTFQETLKKKFLDLISALASVKVFILSRVNILDEEKVLLNDTRREIYNYILDNPGCHLRELSKNLNKSVSTLTWHLRILEKANLVKSKKLGNKLIYYPANMDVRDLPLLYLKNETQKSIFEYLSKNSAHLRKIAKDLNLNVETVRYNLKKLENLGIVKAREEGNRVVYYINESILKFHK, from the coding sequence ATGAAAAAGGCTACCTTATTGCTTATAACTTTAATTTTATTTTATTTTGTTCATGTTTATGGTATTAATGTCAGCTTAGAAAATATTAGCCAATATCTCTATACAGACACTGTTTATCTTTCTTATGAGAATGGCATTCCTTGTTTCTATGTTGGAGAAAAAAAGGAGTTTGTAATTATCCCTCCATATATAAAAGTTGATAATGATATAGCTCCTCTAATTAAAAAATTAGGATTTAAAATAGATAATGAAACCTATAATCTGATTATCACTAAGAAAGATGTAAATACAGACAAAATGGCAATTATTTTTGCTCCAATAAACGGTTCAAAAAGAATTTATGGCAATGAGACAGTTATCTGGACAAACGACCCTCTCAAATTAAAGCAGTCGGAGGTTGAGGCATTATATACATTGCCAGAAAAGGGAAAAGTCATAGCGAGGTACAAAAACGGAAAACCAGCAGCAATAAAGATAAATAATAAGATATATGTTGGTTTTAAACCAAATGAAGAAGTTTTAGCCAATCTTATTTATGTGCATATAGTTAAGAGAACATCAAATCCTCTACCCTACATACTCTTTACTGTTATCCTAACTCTTGTATCTTTAATGCTAACTTTCCAAGAAACTCTAAAAAAGAAGTTTTTAGATTTAATATCTGCGTTAGCATCAGTAAAAGTATTTATCCTTTCTCGTGTAAATATTCTTGATGAGGAGAAAGTTCTTTTAAACGATACAAGGAGGGAGATTTATAACTACATCTTAGATAATCCCGGATGCCATTTAAGAGAGCTCTCTAAAAACTTAAATAAATCCGTATCAACACTTACATGGCATTTAAGAATCTTGGAAAAAGCCAACTTAGTTAAAAGCAAAAAATTAGGCAATAAATTAATCTACTATCCTGCGAATATGGATGTAAGGGATTTACCATTGTTATATTTAAAAAATGAAACACAAAAAAGCATATTTGAGTATTTATCAAAGAATTCAGCACACTTAAGAAAGATTGCTAAAGATTTAAATTTAAATGTTGAAACTGTAAGATACAATTTAAAAAAGCTTGAGAATCTTGGAATTGTGAAAGCCAGAGAAGAAGGAAATAGAGTAGTGTATTATATAAACGAATCTATCTTAAAGTTTCATAAATAA
- a CDS encoding DUF505 family protein — protein sequence MFLKKRHLEILKKMKETEMQNEIEKALPEEFKTRALELFILGFAELKENKIIFTEAGKRLMEIVDKIDLEKIPDVFVDSEIIKIMELLEETGNVPEEWMTILKERFLADENGLTDIGKEILKIYRETHPVVYLTPEILAFIKDMPKIGVYDELITYKNTKKYGDNIINALQAMRLLLISPKTESGKAFATTKALNYVLKVASLVPNLSRALILRKEDFEILEKGETTEEMTESGFYAEGKVTELGQAMMDTYKEMGKVEEKTLPIYILDDEIKVLKAIEEIKEKYETNPEILPTYDEIKKRTNIDDLGAVLHTLESKELIKREVVKNKDTYWMTEFGEKVKEFGEVSTDGMKAITYPESGDVPIAEWVVKGKEEGTVKRGMTEKGKYLIKLSKTIKRKPYLTKYDISTLIKTPRKKYIHRDELVKLIQSHVGGDEKEIIKALGEAESKGFIKELQNKMIKLTDLGEDVKTAIEMAKIQELLATKFAVTPTTFNILKTIYDHKEEFDKVWKEKSEGKEHKENEIVLLAKYLSLTPEEIKKNLVILKNVGFIGKKGLTDAGVKLVEAYITFYK from the coding sequence TTGTTCTTAAAAAAGAGACATTTAGAAATATTAAAGAAGATGAAAGAGACAGAGATGCAGAATGAGATAGAGAAAGCACTACCAGAAGAGTTTAAAACAAGAGCTTTAGAGCTGTTTATCTTAGGATTTGCTGAATTAAAAGAGAATAAGATAATATTCACTGAAGCTGGTAAAAGATTGATGGAGATTGTTGATAAAATTGATTTAGAGAAAATCCCAGATGTGTTTGTTGATTCTGAGATTATAAAAATTATGGAGTTGTTGGAGGAAACTGGAAATGTTCCAGAAGAATGGATGACAATATTAAAAGAGAGATTCTTAGCAGATGAAAATGGATTAACAGATATTGGAAAAGAGATTTTAAAGATATACAGAGAGACACATCCAGTAGTTTATCTAACTCCAGAGATATTGGCATTTATAAAGGACATGCCAAAGATTGGAGTCTATGATGAGCTAATAACCTACAAAAACACCAAAAAATATGGAGACAATATAATCAACGCACTCCAAGCTATGAGATTGCTTTTAATTTCACCAAAAACAGAAAGTGGAAAGGCATTTGCTACAACAAAAGCGTTAAACTATGTTTTAAAAGTAGCTTCATTAGTTCCAAACTTGAGTAGGGCATTGATATTAAGAAAGGAGGACTTTGAGATTTTAGAGAAAGGAGAAACTACTGAAGAGATGACAGAAAGCGGTTTCTATGCTGAAGGAAAAGTTACTGAATTAGGGCAAGCAATGATGGACACATACAAAGAGATGGGTAAAGTTGAGGAAAAAACCCTCCCTATCTACATATTAGATGATGAAATTAAGGTTTTAAAAGCTATTGAAGAAATAAAAGAAAAGTATGAAACAAACCCAGAGATTCTGCCAACCTATGATGAAATTAAAAAGAGAACTAATATTGATGATTTAGGAGCTGTATTACACACACTTGAATCAAAAGAGTTGATAAAGAGGGAGGTTGTTAAAAATAAAGATACATACTGGATGACAGAGTTTGGAGAAAAGGTTAAAGAGTTTGGAGAAGTATCAACGGATGGAATGAAGGCTATAACTTATCCAGAAAGTGGAGACGTTCCAATAGCTGAATGGGTAGTTAAGGGTAAAGAGGAGGGAACTGTAAAGAGAGGAATGACAGAGAAAGGTAAATACCTCATAAAGTTATCAAAAACAATTAAAAGAAAGCCATACTTAACAAAATATGATATTTCCACATTAATTAAAACTCCAAGAAAGAAATACATCCACAGAGATGAGTTAGTTAAGTTAATCCAAAGTCATGTTGGTGGAGATGAGAAAGAAATTATTAAAGCTTTAGGTGAGGCAGAATCAAAAGGATTCATTAAAGAGTTGCAGAACAAGATGATTAAATTAACAGATTTGGGGGAGGATGTTAAAACAGCTATAGAGATGGCAAAGATTCAAGAGCTATTAGCAACAAAGTTTGCTGTAACCCCAACAACATTCAACATATTAAAAACAATCTACGACCATAAAGAAGAGTTTGATAAAGTCTGGAAAGAGAAAAGTGAGGGTAAAGAACATAAAGAAAACGAAATTGTATTGTTGGCTAAATATCTATCCTTAACTCCAGAAGAAATTAAAAAGAACTTGGTTATATTAAAGAATGTTGGATTTATAGGGAAGAAAGGATTAACAGACGCTGGAGTTAAGTTGGTAGAAGCGTATATAACCTTTTATAAATAA
- a CDS encoding protoglobin domain-containing protein — protein sequence MNVGFDEIYSEVIENMRHFASEEKDFSKLTQYKDILSKTIDDVVKEVFDDIFSYEKTKTLFDESKRNELEDEFKKWIKSFFEISNSDDLNEFYKEIVRRGIKYVEKDFLPEYLTAIIIKIEDRLKNKLKEELKEDSQEIIDILDDLLKRVILLNVAAYMNFESKVLDYIGINQNLKKNTVKLGIKKMGL from the coding sequence ATGAATGTAGGTTTTGATGAAATATATAGTGAAGTTATTGAAAATATGCGCCACTTTGCTTCTGAGGAGAAGGATTTTTCTAAACTAACGCAATATAAGGATATACTAAGCAAAACTATAGATGATGTTGTTAAGGAAGTGTTCGATGATATCTTCTCATACGAAAAAACAAAAACATTATTTGATGAGAGTAAAAGAAATGAACTTGAAGATGAATTCAAGAAGTGGATAAAAAGTTTCTTTGAAATATCCAACAGTGATGATTTAAACGAGTTTTATAAAGAAATCGTAAGAAGGGGTATTAAATATGTTGAAAAGGATTTTCTACCAGAATATTTAACAGCAATAATTATTAAAATTGAAGATAGATTGAAAAATAAATTAAAGGAAGAACTAAAAGAAGATTCTCAAGAAATTATCGACATTTTGGATGACTTGTTGAAGAGAGTTATACTATTAAATGTTGCTGCATATATGAACTTTGAGAGTAAGGTCTTAGACTATATTGGAATTAATCAAAACCTAAAAAAGAACACAGTTAAATTAGGAATAAAAAAGATGGGCTTATAA
- a CDS encoding TrkA family potassium uptake protein, with the protein METSKKLVIVAVLSITLILTYAYLISIIEGVDYFTALYFSVVTITTTGYGDFTPKTFLGRALTVVYLCIGVGIVMYLFSLIAEFIVEGKFEEFVRLKKMKNKIKNLKDHYIICGYGRLGRVVGEKFIEEDIPFIAIDINEEVLKEEYEKYPDKFLYIVGDAKKDEVLKKAKIDKAKGLIATLPSDADNVFLTLTARELNPNILITAKADEKDAIKKLKIAGADRVVSPYLIGGLRMAEVSVRPGILDFITTFIKIAKDEYKEDVDLKKFVVEKGSELEYKSLKDANIRGRTGATILGIKRGNEFYINPSPELIIKAGDIIYAFGTEENLKYLENLIKKKKKL; encoded by the coding sequence ATGGAAACATCAAAAAAGTTGGTTATTGTTGCAGTCCTTTCAATTACATTAATTTTAACTTATGCCTATTTGATAAGCATAATTGAGGGAGTTGATTATTTCACCGCCTTATATTTTAGTGTTGTTACAATAACAACAACTGGATATGGAGATTTTACTCCAAAAACATTTTTGGGGAGGGCATTAACTGTAGTTTATCTATGTATTGGTGTTGGTATAGTGATGTATCTATTTAGCTTAATAGCGGAGTTTATTGTTGAAGGGAAGTTTGAAGAATTTGTGAGGCTGAAAAAGATGAAAAATAAAATTAAAAACTTAAAAGACCATTATATTATTTGTGGTTATGGAAGATTAGGGAGGGTTGTAGGTGAAAAATTTATTGAGGAAGATATCCCATTTATTGCTATAGATATTAATGAAGAAGTTCTAAAGGAAGAGTACGAAAAATATCCGGATAAGTTTTTATACATTGTAGGGGATGCTAAGAAGGATGAGGTATTAAAGAAAGCAAAAATTGATAAGGCAAAGGGTTTAATTGCTACGCTTCCTTCTGATGCGGATAATGTGTTTTTAACTTTAACAGCGAGAGAACTAAATCCAAATATTTTAATTACCGCTAAGGCGGATGAAAAAGATGCAATAAAAAAATTAAAAATTGCTGGAGCTGATAGGGTTGTTTCCCCATACTTAATTGGTGGATTAAGAATGGCTGAGGTCTCCGTTAGGCCTGGAATTTTGGATTTTATTACCACCTTTATAAAAATAGCAAAGGATGAATATAAGGAGGATGTAGATTTAAAAAAATTTGTTGTTGAAAAGGGGTCTGAGCTTGAGTATAAAAGTTTAAAAGATGCAAACATAAGGGGAAGGACTGGGGCTACTATCTTGGGGATAAAGAGGGGCAATGAGTTTTATATAAATCCAAGTCCAGAACTTATCATTAAAGCTGGGGATATAATATATGCATTTGGAACTGAAGAAAATTTAAAATACTTAGAAAATCTTATCAAAAAGAAGAAAAAGTTATAA